A genome region from Nitrosopumilus oxyclinae includes the following:
- a CDS encoding anthranilate synthase component I family protein, with the protein MDTFGKTQAKVIPLDLSENQFQIYNKISRNYSHSFLFESLTGPEVLAETSVMGFDPKIILKGYSDKVEIIENGKTTVIQTTNPFEELKKLLGKSDDQSYRYLGGAVGVVNYDAIRLVENISNSHNTPQPLIEFGIYDDGILYDKIHEKLFYFYHDENRFDKFVMSDDTFEKFHASEVTPNMDETKYSEIVNKAKKYIHDGDIFQVVLSRKFVFDTTGDNLTLYKTLRKLNPSPYMYHLKQGNKTIIGASPEMLVRITDDKVETFPIAGTRKITDDEEKNKVLSEELIHDEKELAEHTMLVDLGRNDIGRICKYGTVHPESLMEIKRFSHVQHIVSHVVGNLAPENDMFDAFQAVFPAGTVSGAPKVRAMEIIDELETEARGPYAGAVGYFSYNGCCDFAIAIRSIFIENDKGFVQSGAGIVSDSIAENEFKETEHKAGAMLQALKEATS; encoded by the coding sequence GTGGACACCTTTGGAAAGACACAAGCAAAAGTAATACCCCTAGATTTATCTGAAAACCAATTTCAAATTTACAATAAAATTTCAAGAAACTATTCACATTCATTTCTCTTTGAATCTCTAACAGGACCTGAAGTTCTAGCTGAAACATCAGTTATGGGATTTGACCCAAAAATAATCCTCAAAGGATATTCAGATAAGGTAGAAATCATTGAGAATGGAAAAACTACAGTCATCCAAACCACAAATCCATTTGAAGAACTAAAGAAACTATTAGGAAAATCTGATGATCAAAGTTATCGATATTTAGGAGGAGCAGTAGGTGTAGTAAACTATGATGCAATCAGATTAGTAGAAAACATAAGCAACTCTCACAATACACCACAGCCATTAATTGAATTTGGAATTTATGATGACGGAATTCTCTATGACAAAATACATGAAAAACTATTCTACTTTTACCATGATGAAAACAGATTTGATAAATTTGTAATGAGTGATGATACTTTTGAAAAATTCCATGCAAGCGAAGTGACACCAAACATGGATGAAACAAAATATTCAGAAATTGTAAACAAGGCAAAAAAATACATCCATGATGGAGATATTTTCCAAGTTGTATTATCAAGAAAGTTTGTTTTTGATACAACAGGGGACAATCTAACACTTTACAAAACATTGAGAAAACTAAATCCTTCACCCTACATGTATCATCTAAAACAAGGAAACAAAACAATTATCGGAGCATCTCCTGAAATGCTAGTTAGAATTACAGATGATAAAGTTGAGACATTTCCAATTGCAGGAACTAGGAAAATTACAGATGACGAGGAAAAAAACAAAGTATTATCTGAAGAATTAATCCACGATGAGAAAGAACTGGCAGAGCACACAATGCTTGTAGATTTGGGGAGAAATGATATTGGCAGAATTTGCAAGTATGGAACTGTCCATCCAGAATCACTAATGGAGATAAAGCGATTCAGCCATGTTCAGCACATAGTTAGTCATGTGGTAGGGAATTTGGCACCTGAAAACGATATGTTTGATGCATTTCAGGCAGTATTTCCTGCAGGAACAGTATCAGGAGCACCAAAGGTTAGAGCAATGGAGATTATTGATGAATTAGAGACAGAAGCTAGAGGACCATATGCAGGGGCTGTCGGATATTTCTCATACAATGGATGCTGTGACTTTGCAATTGCAATTAGAAGTATCTTCATAGAAAATGACAAGGGCTTTGTTCAATCAGGGGCAGGCATAGTATCAGACTCTATTGCAGAAAATGAATTCAAGGAAACGGAACATAAAGCAGGAGCAATGCTTCAAGCATTAAAGGAGGCAACAAGTTGA
- the trpA gene encoding tryptophan synthase subunit alpha, whose product MTRIKEKFAELKAKKEKALIAYIMAGFPNEKATISTVRGLVKGGADIIELGFPFSDPLADGPVIQNASTISLEKGTKIAKFFSLVKKIRKETDIPLILMTYTNILYHKGYAKFISEAKKAGIDGFILPDMSIEESKEYLQAAKNKADTIFLISPNTSNTRIQKISKASSGFLYLVAVFGTTGVKTGIKKYTLDAIKQVKKQTKGKIPVGIGFGVSTPEDVKKYIKAGADAVIVGSAYLKLIEKTPQTNLESKIASFTKSLKKQTIL is encoded by the coding sequence ATGACAAGAATTAAAGAAAAATTTGCAGAGTTGAAGGCAAAAAAGGAAAAAGCCCTGATAGCATACATCATGGCAGGATTTCCAAATGAAAAAGCCACAATCTCGACAGTGAGAGGATTAGTAAAAGGAGGGGCAGATATCATTGAATTAGGATTTCCATTCTCAGATCCATTAGCAGATGGTCCAGTAATTCAAAATGCCAGCACCATATCTTTAGAAAAAGGAACAAAGATTGCAAAGTTTTTCAGTCTTGTAAAAAAGATCAGAAAAGAGACAGACATTCCATTAATCTTAATGACTTACACCAATATCCTATACCACAAAGGATATGCAAAATTCATCTCAGAAGCCAAAAAAGCAGGAATTGATGGATTTATCCTTCCTGACATGTCAATTGAGGAATCAAAAGAGTACTTACAGGCAGCAAAAAACAAGGCAGATACCATATTTCTAATCTCACCAAATACTAGCAATACAAGAATTCAAAAAATATCAAAAGCATCATCAGGATTTTTGTATCTTGTTGCAGTGTTTGGAACAACGGGTGTAAAAACTGGAATTAAAAAATACACACTTGATGCAATAAAGCAAGTAAAGAAGCAAACCAAAGGAAAAATTCCAGTAGGGATTGGATTTGGGGTATCAACACCTGAAGATGTAAAAAAATACATCAAAGCAGGAGCAGATGCAGTAATTGTCGGTAGTGCATATCTGAAATTAATTGAAAAAACACCCCAAACCAACCTAGAATCAAAAATTGCGTCATTTACAAAAAGTCTCAAAAAACAAACAATTCTCTAA
- a CDS encoding anthranilate synthase component II: MKFLIIDNYDSFVYNIAQYLGELGVNCDVIRNDKITLQQIKDKNYDAIIISPGPGTPEDKKYFGVCSEVIKDMGPSTPILGVCLGHQGIIDAFGGKVTNAGCVRHGKTSPVDYIESKLFAGVKNPFRATRYHSLVGDKTVIPEVLKVIATAGDDGEVMAIEHKEFLIQGVQFHPESIMTEDGKKILGNFINQVKERKK, encoded by the coding sequence TTGAAATTTCTAATTATCGACAACTACGATTCATTCGTGTATAACATTGCACAGTATCTTGGAGAGCTTGGAGTAAATTGTGATGTGATTAGAAATGACAAAATCACCCTACAGCAGATTAAAGATAAAAATTATGATGCAATAATAATTTCTCCAGGACCAGGAACACCAGAAGACAAAAAATATTTCGGAGTGTGTTCAGAAGTGATCAAAGACATGGGACCAAGCACTCCAATTTTAGGAGTATGTCTCGGACATCAAGGAATCATTGATGCATTTGGAGGTAAAGTTACAAATGCAGGATGTGTAAGACATGGAAAGACTAGTCCAGTAGACTACATTGAATCAAAACTGTTTGCAGGTGTAAAGAATCCATTTAGGGCAACAAGATATCATAGTTTGGTTGGAGATAAAACAGTAATTCCAGAGGTACTCAAAGTCATAGCTACTGCAGGAGATGATGGGGAAGTCATGGCAATTGAACATAAAGAATTTTTAATTCAAGGAGTGCAGTTTCATCCAGAATCTATAATGACTGAAGATGGGAAAAAGATTCTAGGCAATTTCATCAACCAAGTAAAGGAGAGAAAAAAATGA
- a CDS encoding cupredoxin domain-containing protein yields MRVYLLPLLVLFVAGYASLAFAETTFEIKIPSGASDPGAPFFWSEKSTGVTTGEITVFPGDSVIWHNADTAFHTITSVSADSIQTGEFEVDGKFDSGFFTAGKSFTQKFNDVGDFYYFCSIHPFMNGVVHVVKNPGNVKSIDNVGSGFSDDGLGFKVKYILDTNLQKAVHVNPDEKSLTFRISGSSGNDQITLVLPPKLIENPNAVFVDGVMTEFESESTSSGTKLILPITADSKDIKIMGTKVIPEFGFLAISILSIGVVSMLFLTRSKLLMFR; encoded by the coding sequence GTGCGAGTTTATCTTTTACCTTTGTTAGTTCTATTTGTTGCAGGCTATGCCAGTTTGGCATTTGCTGAAACCACATTTGAAATTAAAATTCCTTCTGGTGCTTCTGATCCTGGCGCTCCATTTTTTTGGTCTGAAAAATCAACTGGTGTGACAACTGGTGAAATTACTGTCTTTCCAGGTGATTCTGTAATTTGGCATAATGCTGATACTGCATTTCATACAATAACCTCAGTTTCAGCAGATAGTATTCAAACAGGTGAATTTGAAGTAGATGGTAAATTTGATAGTGGATTTTTTACTGCAGGTAAATCATTTACTCAAAAATTTAACGATGTGGGTGATTTTTACTATTTTTGTAGTATTCATCCTTTCATGAATGGAGTCGTTCATGTTGTGAAAAACCCTGGCAATGTAAAATCAATAGATAATGTAGGTTCAGGGTTTAGTGATGATGGCTTAGGATTTAAGGTAAAGTATATTCTTGATACAAATTTGCAAAAAGCAGTACATGTTAATCCTGATGAGAAAAGCTTAACTTTTAGAATTTCTGGAAGTAGCGGAAATGATCAGATTACACTTGTTTTACCACCTAAATTAATTGAAAATCCAAATGCCGTATTTGTTGACGGAGTGATGACAGAATTTGAATCCGAATCCACATCCTCTGGAACTAAACTAATCCTTCCAATAACTGCAGATTCTAAAGACATCAAAATCATGGGAACTAAAGTAATTCCAGAATTTGGTTTCTTGGCAATTAGTATTTTGAGCATTGGTGTTGTTTCGATGTTGTTTTTGACTCGCTCTAAACTTTTGATGTTTAGATAA
- the trpD gene encoding anthranilate phosphoribosyltransferase, whose translation MITDIISKLQEKTDLTYDEMNKVMTDVLSGKTDDLENADFLSYLADKGETDDELLGMLDKMQEFSLKVEAKNQGKLIDMCGTGGDKLQTFNISTTASFVVAAAGGVVAKHGNRSSSGVSGSADIFEHFGYDLSSEPAKIAEILQKHNICFMFAQKFHPAMKHVSTARKQLGKRTAFNLLGPLSNPADVKNQLVGVFSIEYLDRLPLLLKRKGAENIMTVRSDDGMDEFSTSAVNRVCVLKNDKVLMNAIDPEIVGLHKSTLKDIQISTKEDAIKSFVEVLNNTANQAMIETTALNAAGGLIVANISKNFEEAVELALDTIKNGKAFSLLEKFVQDTGDISKLKEITNG comes from the coding sequence ATGATCACAGATATCATTTCAAAACTACAAGAAAAAACAGATCTTACATATGACGAGATGAACAAAGTCATGACAGATGTTCTCTCGGGCAAAACAGATGATTTAGAAAATGCAGATTTTTTGTCATATTTGGCAGACAAGGGTGAAACTGATGATGAACTATTAGGAATGCTAGATAAAATGCAGGAATTTTCACTCAAAGTTGAGGCTAAAAATCAAGGAAAACTCATCGATATGTGCGGAACTGGAGGGGACAAACTCCAAACATTCAACATATCCACAACGGCATCATTTGTGGTAGCAGCTGCAGGTGGAGTGGTGGCAAAGCATGGAAACCGTTCAAGTTCAGGAGTTTCAGGGAGTGCAGATATTTTTGAACATTTCGGATATGATTTGAGTTCAGAGCCGGCAAAGATTGCAGAGATTCTACAAAAACACAACATCTGTTTTATGTTTGCACAAAAGTTCCATCCAGCAATGAAACATGTCTCTACTGCAAGAAAGCAACTTGGTAAAAGAACGGCATTTAATCTTCTAGGACCACTATCAAATCCTGCAGATGTAAAAAATCAACTAGTAGGAGTATTCTCAATTGAATATTTGGATAGATTACCATTATTACTAAAAAGAAAAGGGGCTGAGAACATCATGACTGTTCGCTCAGATGATGGAATGGATGAATTTTCAACAAGTGCAGTTAATCGCGTATGTGTATTGAAAAATGACAAAGTGTTAATGAATGCAATTGATCCTGAAATTGTAGGATTGCACAAATCAACATTAAAAGATATTCAAATTAGTACAAAAGAAGATGCGATAAAATCATTTGTAGAAGTGTTAAACAATACAGCAAACCAAGCAATGATTGAAACTACAGCACTAAATGCAGCAGGAGGATTAATTGTTGCAAACATTTCTAAAAACTTTGAGGAAGCAGTAGAACTTGCACTAGATACAATAAAGAATGGAAAAGCATTTTCATTGTTAGAAAAGTTTGTACAAGATACAGGAGACATCTCAAAATTAAAGGAGATTACTAATGGCTGA
- the pyrG gene encoding glutamine hydrolyzing CTP synthase → MQTKLIFVTGGVMSGLGKGVTTSSIAKLLQLADQKVSCIKIDPYLNYDAGTMNPVAHGEVFVTDDGGECDMDIGNYERFLNQNIPKSHNITTAQVYSSVIEAERKGEYLGACVQIIPHVTDEIKNRISKIAEEEKLDFLIVECGGTVGDIESLPFLEALRQMRVEEGPENVIFVHVTLAPSLDVVGEQKTKPTQHSVQELRRIGIQPDFLAVRCTLPLEEKTKKKIAMFTNVTPKDVLSCHDAKSIFEVPQMLYDQGIMDSIFRKFGKVGMVNASANWDKWNKIAQNMINHENNKVKIAMVGKYVTLADSYVSVNHALKHAGAQMGKSIDIDWIDSESITDYNTLSKYDGILVPGGFGTRGSEGIIQTANYAREKNIPYLGICFGFQLAAIAFGRSVLNLEDANSTEIKKDTKNPIVDLLPEQKNISDMGGSLRLGANDVIIKENTNAKKIYNSTVISKRHRHRYEINQEYIPQFERNGLIFSADSDGGKRMEILEIPLHKFYLGVQFHPEFNSRPGFPEEVFSAFIKAASENN, encoded by the coding sequence GTGCAGACAAAGTTAATTTTTGTCACAGGTGGTGTGATGTCTGGCCTTGGAAAAGGCGTAACTACTTCATCGATTGCAAAATTATTACAATTAGCAGATCAAAAAGTTTCATGCATCAAAATAGATCCATATCTCAACTATGATGCCGGAACAATGAACCCAGTAGCTCATGGAGAGGTCTTCGTAACAGATGACGGAGGAGAATGTGACATGGATATTGGAAACTATGAAAGATTCCTAAATCAAAATATTCCAAAAAGCCACAACATTACAACAGCACAAGTATATTCTTCAGTAATTGAGGCCGAAAGAAAAGGAGAATATCTAGGAGCATGTGTTCAGATCATCCCACATGTAACTGATGAAATTAAAAATAGAATTTCAAAAATTGCAGAGGAGGAAAAACTAGACTTTTTGATTGTAGAATGTGGTGGAACAGTAGGGGATATCGAGTCACTTCCATTTCTAGAGGCATTAAGGCAAATGAGAGTCGAGGAAGGACCAGAAAATGTAATTTTTGTTCATGTAACATTAGCACCATCATTGGATGTGGTTGGAGAACAAAAGACAAAACCAACACAACACAGTGTTCAGGAATTAAGAAGAATAGGTATTCAGCCAGACTTTTTGGCAGTTAGATGCACATTACCATTAGAAGAGAAGACAAAAAAGAAGATTGCAATGTTTACAAATGTCACACCAAAAGATGTCCTATCATGCCACGATGCAAAATCAATTTTCGAGGTGCCTCAAATGCTATACGACCAAGGAATCATGGATTCAATATTTAGAAAGTTCGGAAAAGTGGGAATGGTTAATGCATCAGCTAATTGGGACAAGTGGAATAAGATTGCTCAGAACATGATAAACCATGAAAATAACAAAGTGAAAATTGCAATGGTTGGAAAATATGTCACATTAGCTGATAGTTATGTGAGCGTAAACCATGCACTAAAGCATGCAGGTGCGCAAATGGGCAAATCAATTGATATCGATTGGATAGATTCTGAATCAATAACAGATTACAATACACTATCAAAATATGACGGAATTCTAGTACCAGGCGGATTTGGCACCCGAGGATCAGAGGGAATTATTCAAACTGCAAATTATGCAAGGGAGAAAAACATACCATATCTTGGAATATGTTTCGGATTCCAATTAGCTGCAATTGCATTTGGACGTAGCGTATTGAATCTAGAAGATGCAAACTCTACAGAAATAAAAAAAGATACAAAGAATCCAATTGTAGATTTACTTCCAGAACAAAAAAATATTTCAGATATGGGAGGCTCACTTCGATTAGGAGCTAATGATGTAATAATCAAAGAGAACACAAATGCCAAGAAAATTTACAACTCAACAGTAATCAGTAAAAGACATAGACATAGATACGAAATCAACCAAGAGTACATTCCTCAATTTGAAAGAAACGGATTGATATTTTCTGCAGATAGTGACGGTGGGAAAAGAATGGAAATACTTGAAATTCCTTTGCATAAATTCTATCTGGGAGTACAGTTCCATCCGGAATTCAATAGCAGACCAGGGTTTCCTGAAGAAGTATTTTCAGCATTCATAAAAGCTGCATCTGAAAATAATTGA
- a CDS encoding DEAD/DEAH box helicase, producing MKFCPNCDSRLVQSYEDVGGPWVCPKCNPEKILVKTPTYGVNYSGKTKQCSKGCGAEIYWDEGFKSDSGKFIPIDSRTDEPHRCDGPSESGMSYYPDEIKKYSKPKPKEPENKIPLPESIMYDLSKIPKSLIDNDPIIREIVQGHKEESLALIHYQRLIAPEAEKIPIETLSDVLSENIIKGLAKYGFTGLLPFQEEAVRAILRGENSIISAPTGSGKTEAFAIPVLQKISENPTPGVFTLLVYPLNALIDDQVSKISDLIQKCKLSEKMAVYSIHGGQSTDYKDMIISDASQKSLIIATNFDFINYHLILQDKKWNELFKNAKIIVMDEAHSYTSFHGSNVYHVLKRMKRFMGKVQFVGASATLDNSKEFFSNMFDLPEDSFTYIKSKFRRKQNMHMFFVMPRKFKQRTTMEMLSSICYKNNSTQLVFSNSHNDAEFLASNVEEANSGIRIQIHRGGLDQKDRKLYESQMKAGELDVLSCTPTLELGIDIGHVDVVISAFKNEFDSFIQRIGRAGRKGQKSYAICVFDPDDAACHYFARHIDEYLSQDHVIPINKKNPIISEKHEESVDIEDQAMDESDKSQFFDFANSVNLRGASGEISIYYNSRKIGTRGVPVGYYQLHQKAIYHFNKQNYEVNSLIKSQNGARAYLVKSHEKQKRTIPIVRTAIIQTSEGKAIHREINFKERKISLRYGIISLDRTITGYMKGNYNETTDQYEMHNGANTSSWRNFHWKSKHSAVSIILPPEFISKNSSDSKSPIVNDPIVHTISHVLVNASKIMTKAESSDIDVYYEKGVIYIYDNSSDGFNGCSKIIYDEFEKILNTGYSLINDCDCPTDKNQKGEKNWGGCPKCTFTTNYCQTKNKELSKNGAKEFFSAFNLL from the coding sequence ATGAAATTTTGCCCCAACTGTGATTCTAGGCTCGTTCAAAGCTATGAAGATGTTGGAGGTCCATGGGTTTGTCCAAAATGTAACCCCGAAAAGATTCTGGTCAAAACCCCAACATACGGTGTAAACTATTCAGGAAAAACTAAACAATGCTCCAAAGGTTGCGGTGCTGAGATTTACTGGGATGAGGGATTCAAGTCTGATAGCGGGAAATTTATCCCAATTGATTCAAGGACAGATGAGCCACACAGATGTGATGGTCCATCAGAATCTGGAATGTCATACTATCCAGATGAAATTAAAAAATATTCAAAACCAAAACCAAAAGAACCTGAAAATAAAATTCCATTACCTGAAAGCATCATGTATGATCTTTCTAAAATTCCAAAATCATTAATTGACAATGACCCCATAATTCGAGAGATAGTTCAAGGGCACAAGGAAGAATCCCTTGCACTAATTCATTATCAAAGACTAATTGCGCCAGAAGCTGAAAAGATTCCAATTGAAACTCTAAGTGATGTGTTATCAGAAAATATTATCAAAGGATTGGCAAAGTATGGCTTCACAGGATTATTACCATTCCAAGAGGAAGCAGTTAGAGCAATTCTAAGGGGAGAAAATTCAATTATTTCAGCACCTACGGGGTCTGGAAAAACTGAAGCGTTTGCAATCCCAGTTTTGCAGAAAATTTCAGAGAATCCAACCCCTGGAGTTTTCACATTACTTGTGTATCCACTAAATGCGTTAATTGATGACCAAGTATCAAAGATTTCAGATTTAATTCAGAAATGTAAATTATCAGAGAAAATGGCAGTCTACTCGATTCACGGAGGACAAAGTACAGACTACAAAGACATGATAATTTCAGATGCAAGTCAGAAATCCCTAATCATTGCAACAAATTTTGATTTTATCAATTACCATTTAATTTTACAAGACAAAAAATGGAATGAACTATTCAAGAATGCAAAAATTATCGTAATGGATGAGGCACATTCCTACACCAGTTTTCATGGCTCCAATGTGTATCACGTGTTAAAAAGAATGAAAAGATTCATGGGTAAAGTCCAATTTGTAGGAGCGTCAGCTACACTTGACAATTCAAAGGAATTTTTCTCAAACATGTTTGATTTGCCTGAAGATTCATTTACATATATCAAAAGTAAATTTAGACGAAAACAAAACATGCACATGTTTTTTGTGATGCCTAGAAAATTTAAACAAAGAACCACAATGGAGATGCTATCATCAATTTGTTACAAGAACAATTCAACGCAACTAGTCTTTAGTAACTCTCACAATGATGCAGAATTTTTAGCATCAAATGTTGAGGAGGCAAACAGTGGGATTAGAATTCAAATACATAGAGGAGGCCTTGATCAAAAGGATAGGAAACTGTACGAATCTCAAATGAAAGCAGGAGAGCTAGACGTACTTTCATGTACTCCAACTTTGGAATTGGGAATAGACATAGGACACGTGGATGTAGTTATCTCTGCATTTAAAAATGAGTTTGATTCGTTTATTCAAAGAATAGGCAGAGCAGGAAGGAAGGGTCAGAAATCTTATGCTATCTGTGTTTTTGATCCAGACGATGCGGCATGTCACTATTTTGCACGGCATATTGATGAGTATCTATCACAAGACCACGTTATTCCAATTAACAAGAAAAATCCAATAATTTCTGAAAAACATGAAGAGTCAGTGGATATCGAAGACCAAGCAATGGATGAGTCAGACAAATCGCAGTTCTTTGACTTTGCAAACAGTGTAAATTTACGTGGAGCATCAGGAGAGATTTCAATTTATTATAATTCAAGAAAAATAGGAACTAGAGGAGTCCCTGTAGGATATTATCAACTACATCAAAAGGCAATTTATCACTTCAATAAACAAAACTATGAAGTAAATTCATTGATAAAATCTCAAAACGGAGCAAGAGCGTATCTTGTAAAATCACATGAAAAACAAAAGAGAACCATTCCAATTGTAAGAACAGCAATAATTCAAACATCTGAAGGCAAAGCCATTCATAGAGAAATCAATTTCAAGGAGAGAAAAATATCCCTGCGCTATGGAATTATCTCCCTTGATAGAACTATTACAGGATACATGAAAGGAAACTATAACGAAACAACAGACCAATATGAAATGCATAACGGTGCCAACACATCATCATGGAGAAATTTTCATTGGAAGTCAAAGCACTCAGCAGTTAGTATAATACTACCTCCAGAATTTATCTCAAAAAATAGCTCTGATTCAAAAAGTCCAATTGTCAATGACCCCATAGTTCACACCATATCACATGTTCTAGTAAACGCAAGTAAGATTATGACAAAAGCTGAATCAAGTGATATTGATGTATATTATGAAAAAGGAGTAATCTACATCTATGATAATTCATCAGATGGGTTTAACGGATGCAGTAAAATCATCTATGACGAGTTTGAAAAGATACTCAACACAGGATATTCACTGATAAATGACTGTGATTGTCCAACTGATAAAAATCAGAAAGGTGAAAAGAACTGGGGAGGATGTCCAAAATGTACATTTACCACAAACTATTGTCAAACAAAAAATAAAGAACTCTCTAAAAACGGCGCAAAGGAGTTCTTCTCTGCGTTTAATTTATTGTAA
- a CDS encoding indole-3-glycerol phosphate synthase TrpC, with product MAENILRKLVNNSQMAINDGIYEVEANLQKSSKDFIHIIKTNPHATLLTEVKFASPSLGKIRTLTDPVSIAKQMITGGSKALSVLTQPHLFHGSPEYFMKVREAVDVPMLMKDIMIDKIQIDAAKKIGADYMLVIQSLYDQKFLTDIDEFIAYGHKQGLQILLEVHTKQELENALNTKADLIGINNRNLDTLEIDLKTTENILSGVEKSRPILSESGINTPEDIQYLKKCGADAFLIGSSIMKSDNIEEQVKKLVNAY from the coding sequence ATGGCTGAAAATATTCTACGAAAACTAGTAAACAACTCTCAGATGGCAATTAATGATGGAATTTATGAGGTGGAAGCAAATTTGCAAAAGTCATCCAAAGACTTTATCCATATAATTAAAACAAATCCTCATGCAACATTACTTACAGAGGTAAAATTTGCATCTCCATCCCTAGGCAAAATCAGAACACTGACAGATCCCGTAAGCATTGCAAAGCAGATGATTACAGGAGGCTCAAAAGCACTCTCAGTTTTGACTCAACCACACCTGTTTCATGGCTCTCCAGAGTATTTCATGAAGGTTAGGGAGGCAGTAGATGTTCCAATGTTGATGAAAGATATCATGATTGATAAAATCCAAATCGATGCTGCAAAGAAGATTGGTGCAGATTACATGTTGGTAATTCAGTCATTGTATGACCAAAAATTCCTAACAGACATTGACGAGTTTATCGCTTATGGACACAAGCAAGGATTACAAATTTTACTTGAAGTGCATACAAAACAAGAACTAGAAAATGCATTAAACACAAAAGCTGATCTTATTGGAATTAACAACAGGAATTTAGACACTTTAGAAATTGATCTTAAAACTACAGAGAACATTCTATCAGGAGTGGAAAAGTCAAGACCAATACTTTCTGAAAGCGGAATTAATACACCTGAAGATATTCAATACCTAAAAAAGTGCGGAGCAGATGCGTTTTTGATAGGCTCAAGCATAATGAAAAGTGACAACATTGAAGAACAAGTAAAAAAACTGGTGAATGCGTATTGA
- the trpB gene encoding tryptophan synthase subunit beta — MKYPKNGRFGEFGGKYIPETLVPAIEELEENYLKFKNDKKFKAELDYYLKVYAGRPTPLYYAKNLSEKIGGAKIYLKREDLLHGGAHKINNTLGQALLAKKMNKKRIIAETGAGQHGVATAMACAALGMKSEVYMGYRDTIRQKQNVLRMNMLGCKVHPVKSGSKTLKDAINEAIRDWITNVENTYYLLGSAVGPHPYPVMVRDFQSVIGNEIKSQMKKINNKTPDTVIACVGGGSNAIGTFYPLVDSNSEIIGVEAAGHGLKSKMHSATLSAGSKGVLHGMMTYLLQDKEGQVTETHSISAGLDYPGVGPEHSYYKDTKRVKYHSATDAEVIDAFLLLTRTEGIIPALESSHAIAEAVKVARKSKKSENIVVTLSGRGDKDIEEVQNYLNKHDKN; from the coding sequence TTGAAATATCCTAAAAATGGCAGATTTGGAGAATTTGGTGGAAAGTACATTCCAGAAACACTAGTTCCAGCAATTGAGGAACTAGAAGAAAATTATCTCAAATTTAAAAACGATAAAAAATTCAAAGCAGAATTAGATTACTATCTCAAAGTCTATGCCGGAAGACCAACTCCATTATACTATGCAAAGAATTTATCTGAAAAAATAGGAGGTGCTAAAATCTATCTAAAACGAGAAGACTTGCTACATGGAGGAGCTCACAAGATAAACAATACTTTGGGCCAAGCTTTGCTTGCAAAAAAGATGAACAAAAAAAGAATCATTGCAGAAACTGGTGCAGGTCAACACGGAGTTGCAACTGCAATGGCATGTGCAGCATTAGGAATGAAATCAGAAGTGTACATGGGGTATAGAGATACAATTAGACAGAAACAAAATGTACTTCGAATGAATATGCTTGGGTGTAAAGTTCATCCTGTAAAATCAGGCTCTAAAACACTCAAAGATGCAATTAATGAGGCAATTCGTGACTGGATTACAAATGTAGAGAACACCTACTATTTGCTAGGATCAGCAGTCGGCCCTCATCCATATCCTGTAATGGTAAGGGACTTTCAAAGTGTAATTGGAAATGAGATAAAATCACAGATGAAAAAAATTAACAATAAAACACCAGATACTGTAATTGCATGTGTCGGCGGAGGTTCAAATGCAATTGGAACATTCTACCCACTAGTTGATTCTAATTCAGAAATAATAGGAGTAGAGGCTGCAGGTCACGGATTAAAATCCAAAATGCATTCTGCAACATTGTCTGCAGGAAGTAAGGGAGTATTACATGGAATGATGACATACCTACTACAAGATAAAGAAGGCCAAGTTACAGAGACTCATAGTATTTCAGCAGGATTAGATTATCCAGGAGTGGGTCCTGAGCATTCATACTATAAAGACACTAAACGAGTAAAATATCACTCAGCAACTGATGCTGAAGTTATTGATGCATTTTTGTTGTTAACTAGAACAGAAGGAATCATTCCAGCTTTGGAATCATCTCATGCAATTGCAGAAGCTGTTAAAGTTGCAAGAAAGAGTAAAAAGTCAGAAAACATAGTTGTTACACTTTCAGGACGTGGAGACAAAGACATCGAAGAAGTACAAAATTATTTGAATAAACATGACAAGAATTAA